The genomic segment TCTTCAGACAACTGTTCGACAGATTGTTTGCACTTAAGCAGTCTTCTGCGAAGTGTACGAAGGTAATCGTTGACCATACACTCAGCAACGCGTCTGATGTAAGGGTCGGACGAATTCCATCGGGCCCACTCTATCACTCCGTAGAACCCTTTTCTTTTAGCATACCTCAGCACTCTGACGGCTTCGTCCCTATCTTCGCACAGGATTCTGTGTTTTAGATACGACGTGGCAGAACGTCTGTTTTTACCGATGGTTCCTTCCATCCTGGAGATCACCTTTTGAACAGGGTTTAACCGAAGATGGCACCGAACCCCTGTTCAGCAGAAGATTCCTCGCTCTTAATACGTTCTATCACAGGTCTTGCCTTATCTTCAGGGACCGGCACAGCAACATCTTTTAACCGTTCGTCCGCCTTCCGTATAAACTCTTCGTTTGCAGAGATGTAGAGCAACATCTTACCTTCGAACCCGTAATCCTTACCGTCTTTCAAGGTATAGCCGACAACCGCAAAACTATCCTTATCATAAGGATTCTCGTTAAGTATCTGCTCAAGTTTGGTTTTGTTCGCTTTATCACACTCGTACAATCTATCCATAATGTTCACCTCTCACACCGAACCGGTACAAACATCTAAATGGAAAAGATAAAGGTTCTGTTAACTCTCTTTCACACCCGCCAATGCCATGATAAACCCGAGAAAGATCACCAGCAGGGGTAACAACGTCGTTGGAAGCGCAACCGCTTTTATAGATGTTAGGAACCAGATGATACCGACCGCTGCGAGAAACAGTCCTGCCAAGGTTATCTCACGTCTCCAATACTCAATGTCCAACGTGAACGACATTTTCTTGGTTTCCTCTCTCGTCACTTTCTTACCGGTCTTACGTTTTTTAACAGGTTTTCTTTTGGTAGTTGTTTTCGTCTTCTTTTTCGTTTTCTTCTTTGTAACCATCCCACATCACCGTATTTATCTCAAACGTTTCTTTTATATTCTTTTCGATACATGTTCCTCATGCCTGTTAATAAGAGATATATGCGGGGGCAGGGATCACCGACCCCGGCTACACCGAGCAGAGGTTTTCGAACCCTGGCAGGCCTAAGCCACAGGATTACCTAAGATGACAGTTCTTAAGTCCTGCCCGTTTGACCAGGCTCCGGCACCCCCGCAAAAAATAGATGACCGATTACTTCTTAGCATGACGCTCTTTGCGTTTAGGTCTCAGGTATTTATAACCGCATTTTCGGCAACGTTTTGCACCGCGTTTATTACGAGCCTTACATTTCCGACATATCCATATCTCTGCAAGCTCGTGGTCAGCTTCAGGAAACTTTCCCATCTTCTCCACCTCATCTTTGTTTATAAATCCTGTTCAAATTTTTTCATTTAAATTTTCCGTTTGTTTTTGTTTGTTTTTATTTGTTTTTTTATTTGTTTATTTTAATTTTGTTTTTTATTGTTTCTCGATTTAATTTTGATTTAATTTGTTATGTTTTGTTATGAATGATTACTTATAAAAACATTTTGTTCATAAAAAATAAACACATGCCTCGGTAGCTCAACGGTAGAGCGGCCGCCTTGTAACATTTTTTGCAGACATCATAACTGAGGTCTGGTCTGCAAGCAAGCGGCAGGTTGAGGGTTCGAATCCCTCCCGAGGCTCTTCTTATCAGTAACGCTATTTTGACAGTTGTCAACAAACGGGTTTATCCAAAAGGCTTCTATCTAAGATCATTTTTTGCCCGTCTTTTTCTTTTTAGGTCGTTTTTGTTTAGTTTTCTCCTTGGCAGACTTTTTCGTTTTTGAAGATTTAGGTTTTTGTTTTGATTTTGCGGACTTACTCTTGACAGGTTTGGCTTTGGTTTTGGCAACCGGTTTTTCAATCTTCTCCTTTGACGGCGTAACCTGTTCCGGCTCGACTTCGAGTTCGCCCTTACCGAGTTGTTCAACGGTTTGAGCAATCTTCTTCCGTTCCTCGGTTTCGATCAGAACCTCGTTGGCAAGTTCTTTACCTTTGCCGGATATCTCTTCCACTTCCCTGATAACCTCTTCCGGTTGTTTAGCCTCTATGTTCTCCATCCCCTCCTCAAACGCTTTAACGATCTCCTTACTGTATTCGATCAATTCCTGAAGTTTCTGTTTAGCCTTCTCTATTCTTTCATCTATATTCTTCTCGTGTTCTTCAGCCTGCGAAAACTCGAACTCGTAACTCTTAGCCATAGATTCAAGGTCTGCAAGATACCGTTTCACAAAATTTGCTTCCATAGCCTCTCTAAGTTTATCGTACTCTTCTTCATTGGCACGTATCTGTTCCTTAAACTCTTTGATCACTTCTTCAAACCTCTGTTGATGCAGTTTAACCCATTCTTCGACCTCACCGATCTTGAGAAGTTCGTTATCGAGTTGTTTCAACCGTTCCTTCTGTTTATCTATCAACTCGTTAACCAGAGCAACCTTTTCTGACGCTTTTGTTTCCAACTCGTCCAACTCTTTGAGTGACGATTGCAACTCGTTCAACCTCTGCTGTTCCTGTCTGATACGTTCTTCCACCTCATTAATCTGCTGCGAAATCTCGGATTTAATGGAATTGATCCTGTTGAGTAACGCGCTCATTTCAGCAACATGAGACGCGCCTTGGGAGATATGTTCTCTAGCCAGTTCCATCTCCTCATGGGTTTTGCGTTCAAGTTCTGCCAACACGTTCAAATAATCGTTGATCGTAATCTTGGTCTCCTCAAAAGCCGAATCAACAGCTTTCTCTATCTCCTGCATTTCCAACTGTTGCCTATCAACCTGTTCGATCATTGCCGGTATTGCCATCGCCCTCTTCTGTAACTCCAGAATCTGTTGCTCTTTCTCGGCTATCTTTTCTGCAAGCGTGTTCAACTCCGTTTCGAACCGTTTCTCAAGAGGTTGATATACCTCCCTCAATAGTTTCTGTTTCTCCAGTTTAAGACGGTCCAACTCTTCGCGCGTCTTGTTTATCTCACCCATTATCTCTTCCATCTTCTTGGTGTACCTTTCGAGTCTGGTTGGTTTCTTACCAGATTCGGTCACCGCACCCGCAACTTCTTCAGCAACCTTTTTCAAAGGTTTTACTCCCTTCTTAACAGGTTTCGGGGTCGGGACGGATACCTCTTTGACAGGTGGAAGCTCTCTGTATTCCTCCACTCGTATGGGTACCTTAACAGCAAACTTCTCAGTAACCTTCTCCGCTTCAGGCGGTTTCTTTCCCGGTTCCTTCGGCGGAACAACCTTCTCTTCCTTCTCTTTGACCTCCTCCTTTTTTCCTTCAACTTCTTCCTTCTTTTCAGAAACCGGTTTCTTGATAATCTTAGGAACAATCTTACCCATCTCTATTTCAGGAGGCAGACCCGTTCCGGCTTCCGGTTTAATCTCGACCTCTT from the Candidatus Micrarchaeota archaeon genome contains:
- a CDS encoding 50S ribosomal protein L40e translates to MGKFPEADHELAEIWICRKCKARNKRGAKRCRKCGYKYLRPKRKERHAKK